AGTGATCAATCGATCTTCTCGATCTCCACCAGTTTCACTGCGGAACTCGCCTTGGACGATGGGCTTGCCGCGCTCGCGGCCTTCGCTTCCTTGCGTTCGCTGAACCGCCCCGCCGCAGCTTCGCCCTTTAACGCACGCAGCTTTTCATCCAGTCGCCCGAGCACCCAGCCTGGCGACAAATTCAACTCCGCGAATGCACGGCCTTCAGCGCCGAGGATAGCGCGCTGCTCCGGATCGGCCACGAGCGTCTCGATAGCATCGGACAATGCCTGCACATTCTCTGGCGGCACGACCACGCCGCGCGGCTTCACGATGTTAAAAAGCTCAGTCCCGGGACGCGCCATTGCAATCACCACGCGTCCGCTCGCGAACATGCCCGTGAGTTTTGACGGCATGACGAGATCGGACGCGTCACCGCGTTGCGGGAGCACGTGGATATCGGCGAGATTGAGCAGTTCGTTCAGGCGCGTCAATGGTTGCAGCGGAATAAACCGGCAGTTGGACAAATGCTCGCAGCCCTTCTCCAACTCCGCCTTGGTCGCGCCATTCCCGCAGAACACGAACACGATGTCCTGACGCGCAGCCAGCGCAGCCGCTGCGCCTGCCAGCACTTCAATGCCCTGCTTCGCGCCCATGTTGCCGGAGTAAAGCACGACCTTCGCGCTCTCCGGTATGTTCAATTCATCGCGATACTTGTTCGTGCGATCAAGCGGATAGATAGCGCTGATATCCACCCAGTTCGGCAGGCGGAACGCATTCGACGGGGCAACGCCTTTTGCCATCGCGCGCTCAGCCATCTTGTCCGAGATCGTTGAGACAACGTCGAACCGGCGCAAAAGCGCGCTTTCGACCATGCGCGCAAAGCGTCCCGCGCGTTTCCCCTTAAGCAGGCCGAGATCAAACGCGGCATCTACTTCGAAATCCTGAATATGCAGCCATGAATGCGCGCCCGTCAAACGCGCGAGCGCGAGCGCGGCCGGCGCGTTGAGCATGGTCGGGGCAATCGACATCACTACGTCCGGACGCCACCACGCCTGCAAGACCAACGCAGGCAACGAGGCCGCCGCAAATGACGCGAGATGGATCATGCGCTTGAGACCGCTCGGATGGGCCGGCACCCACAACGGCGCGCGCCAGATGCGCACCTGGTTGCGTGTTTCGCGCGAACCGCGAGAGCCCGAATAACCCTTGGCAATCTTCCATTCCGGATAATACGGAGGCGCGCACACAACGCGAACGTCGTGCCCCTTCTGCTGCAAAGCCTCCGCCATCTCGGCGGTGTATTTGCCGGTTCCCGTCAACTCGGGCGCGTAGTTGAGCCCGTAGATAAGGATTCTCATCGTGCCTCCACTTCCGCCGGGCGAGCACGCCCCGTCGGAAAGGACTTTTGCGAAACACCAGCCACGGAACCACGCCCGCGCAACCGCGCTTCGGTGACCATGCATGCCTCTTTTGGTTCTGGAATCGACCGGCCGCAGCAAAAATTCACGGTCAGTCGCTTAACATCATCGCGCAGCCCCGCGCAATGTTCGCCGCAGCGGACGGCGGATCGAAATGCTGGATCACGTCCATGCATTGCTTCGCTGCGCGTGCCGTGTCGGCAAAAGCCTCGATCGACTTGAGCATCGTGCGTTGCATGGCAGGCACGTCGCCAGCCGGAAACGCATAACCCGACACGCCGTCGATCACGAGTTCCGGTACGCACCCGCAACTCTCGCTCACCACCGACGGACAGCCGTGGCTAAGCGCCTCGTTGACCACCAGCCCCCAAGGTTCGCTCATGCTCGGCAACACCATGCAGGTAGCGCTGAAGTATTCGATCGACAACGGTTCGTCCTGCAGACTGCCCAGGAACGTAACGGAGTCGGACAGGCCCATTGAAGCCACCTTCGCCTTGAGTTCGTCACCCATCGGACCGGTGCCTACAATGCGCAGCGCTGCCTCGGGAATCCGTTCCTTCAAACCGCGGAACGCATCGATCAGCGTGCCAATGCCCTTCTCTGGAGACAGACGGCCGACATACAGGAAAATGGGCTTGTTGCCGGTTCGATAATGCAACCGGTCCGGCAACGCGCGCTCGGGCGAAAACGAGCGCGGCAGGGCGGCAGCCTGGCACGGAATAAAGATCTTTTCCTGCTTCGCGCCAAGCGACATCAAATACTCGCGGCTGCGTTCGCCGAAGCCGAAATAACCGTCGCATAACGAGAAAAACACGCGCTTCGGAATGGACGTCAACATCCTGCGCGGCCGGTCGCGTCCGGTCGAATCGACGAACACGGCGCGGCGCTTGCCCGTCAAAATGCATGCGGCCATCATCGCCCAGTACTCGGGACGGTGATAACCCGGCAGCACCACGAGATCCGTCTTCGCGGTCAGCACTTCCCACGTGAGGCGAGCCGTCATGCGCCAGGTCGGCACGTCTTCATAGCAGCCGTTGTAGAGCTTGCGCATCGGATAGCTGTGGAACGAATAGTCCACGTCAGAGAAGCCGATGCGGTCATGCTCCGTGTCGGCGATCTGAACCATCGAATACTTGATCGAACCGGACCCGGATATGTTGTGCAGCGCGGACAGCACCGCGCCTTTGTGCCGCGACCAGACGACGTTATGAAAAATGGTGACCGTAGCGTTCATTTTGTACTTATCCCTGATTGATAGCGCGCGTGTGCGAAGCAATAATCCACGTCAGGCTCACGCGTGTGCCGGTTGCTGGCTTAGCGCCTCGTAGCGCTGCAGGAAGTCCTGGTAGGTCGCCCGGATGCCCTGCTCGAGCCCCGTCGACGCGACCCAACCCATCTCGCCCAGCTTCGACACATCCAGCAGCTTTCTCATGGTGCCGTCCGGCTTGCTCGCGTCGAACACGAGCTGGCCCTGGAAGCCCACCACGCGGCAGACGGTCTCCGCCAGCTCGTGAATGGACAGGTCCTCACCCACACCCACGTTGAAAACGCCCTCGGTCCGTCCGCTTTCCATCAGGAACACGGCGGCTCCGGCCAGATCGTCCACGTGCATGAACTCGCGGCGCGGCGTGCCCGAGCCCCATACCGTCAGCGTGCTGTCACCGTTCAGCTTCGCTTCATGCGCCTTGCGGATTAACGCCGGCAGCACGTGGCTGCTCTTCAGGTCGTAGTTGTCGTTCGGACCGTACAGGTTCGTCGGCATCAGCGAGACGAACTTGCAACCGTACTGGCGGTTATAAGCTTCGCAGAGCTTCAACCCCGCGATCTTCGCGATGGCGTACGCCTCGTTGGTCGGCTCGAGCGGCGAGGTCAGCAGGTACTCTTCCTTGATCGGCTGCGGGCAGGCCTTCGGGTAGATGCAGGAAGAACCGAAGAACACCAGCTTCGACACATTCCAGCGGCAGGCCGCATGAATCACGTTGGTTTCGATCGTGAGGTTCTCGTAGATAAACGACGCCGGCAACGTCGAATTCGCGAGAATGCCGCCGACCTTCGCCGCCGCGAGCAACACCACGTCAATGTTCTCCTTCTCGAAGAACATGTTGACCCCGACCTGGTCAGTCAGGTCGAGCTGCGACTTGGTGCGCGTGATGATGTTGCGATACCCCTCGCTGGTCAGGCGCCGGACTAGCGCCGAGCCGACCATGCCGCGGTGACCCGCTACAAAAATGCGTGCGTTTTTATCCATGATGTTCACTCGTGGTGTTCAAGCGCTTTGAATCCGGCCATCGTGACCAGAGCGTCACGCCGTGCAATCTGAAAATCGGAACGGACCATCTCCTTCACCAGCGAGGAGAACGACGTGGTCGGGCGCCAGCCCAGTTTCGC
This window of the Caballeronia sp. SBC1 genome carries:
- a CDS encoding glycosyltransferase family 4 protein, whose amino-acid sequence is MNATVTIFHNVVWSRHKGAVLSALHNISGSGSIKYSMVQIADTEHDRIGFSDVDYSFHSYPMRKLYNGCYEDVPTWRMTARLTWEVLTAKTDLVVLPGYHRPEYWAMMAACILTGKRRAVFVDSTGRDRPRRMLTSIPKRVFFSLCDGYFGFGERSREYLMSLGAKQEKIFIPCQAAALPRSFSPERALPDRLHYRTGNKPIFLYVGRLSPEKGIGTLIDAFRGLKERIPEAALRIVGTGPMGDELKAKVASMGLSDSVTFLGSLQDEPLSIEYFSATCMVLPSMSEPWGLVVNEALSHGCPSVVSESCGCVPELVIDGVSGYAFPAGDVPAMQRTMLKSIEAFADTARAAKQCMDVIQHFDPPSAAANIARGCAMMLSD
- a CDS encoding glycosyltransferase WbuB, whose protein sequence is MRILIYGLNYAPELTGTGKYTAEMAEALQQKGHDVRVVCAPPYYPEWKIAKGYSGSRGSRETRNQVRIWRAPLWVPAHPSGLKRMIHLASFAAASLPALVLQAWWRPDVVMSIAPTMLNAPAALALARLTGAHSWLHIQDFEVDAAFDLGLLKGKRAGRFARMVESALLRRFDVVSTISDKMAERAMAKGVAPSNAFRLPNWVDISAIYPLDRTNKYRDELNIPESAKVVLYSGNMGAKQGIEVLAGAAAALAARQDIVFVFCGNGATKAELEKGCEHLSNCRFIPLQPLTRLNELLNLADIHVLPQRGDASDLVMPSKLTGMFASGRVVIAMARPGTELFNIVKPRGVVVPPENVQALSDAIETLVADPEQRAILGAEGRAFAELNLSPGWVLGRLDEKLRALKGEAAAGRFSERKEAKAASAASPSSKASSAVKLVEIEKID
- a CDS encoding GDP-L-fucose synthase yields the protein MDKNARIFVAGHRGMVGSALVRRLTSEGYRNIITRTKSQLDLTDQVGVNMFFEKENIDVVLLAAAKVGGILANSTLPASFIYENLTIETNVIHAACRWNVSKLVFFGSSCIYPKACPQPIKEEYLLTSPLEPTNEAYAIAKIAGLKLCEAYNRQYGCKFVSLMPTNLYGPNDNYDLKSSHVLPALIRKAHEAKLNGDSTLTVWGSGTPRREFMHVDDLAGAAVFLMESGRTEGVFNVGVGEDLSIHELAETVCRVVGFQGQLVFDASKPDGTMRKLLDVSKLGEMGWVASTGLEQGIRATYQDFLQRYEALSQQPAHA